One part of the Bacteroidota bacterium genome encodes these proteins:
- a CDS encoding O-antigen ligase family protein, with protein MKPQSVLREPASGYRNFLIALLILRICSYFMLSDSIMVVQAMKAGLRAGLSLVMLAAVLYHLREHNKQTFRMHQPVSVWMYGVYLIFGMASLLWTSSFDVSLLQLLMDIEGFAFSFLYIYLITIYRQRHPGGYFDLHKLLAPAILFIGLGFLVGLFLDPDRFYRLTHGGAVSRLGGFIINPNELGMLLVIGIACYLPLLVKEGRVRVSVILSLLLLIQLLLLTGSRSAFIGLLAVVLVYGLTNGSRSQRTLIFLGGIALIPLAGWSFFVKQDQLTEIYTLTGRLPFWRDLLTYNFPREAWFGYGYMRIDYADKFESLNAYAGAMTHNTFLQVLLGLGMTGLLLVLIQLSTFLWTIKQVADKKYRMVVGLIFIPLFVNSLTEFGIFGETNYGILFYLFLVFTAALEPQTGIERKNASISNETSEAIPYRSPAFT; from the coding sequence ATGAAACCGCAAAGTGTATTACGTGAACCGGCAAGCGGTTACAGGAACTTCCTGATCGCGCTACTGATTTTGCGTATTTGCTCTTATTTTATGCTGTCGGACTCCATTATGGTGGTACAGGCTATGAAGGCGGGATTACGTGCGGGATTGTCGCTGGTGATGCTCGCAGCAGTATTGTATCATTTGAGGGAGCACAATAAACAGACCTTTCGCATGCATCAGCCGGTAAGCGTGTGGATGTATGGCGTCTATTTAATATTCGGTATGGCCTCGCTGTTATGGACCAGCTCCTTTGATGTTAGTCTGCTGCAACTATTAATGGATATAGAAGGCTTTGCGTTCTCTTTTCTCTATATTTACCTCATAACGATTTACCGTCAACGGCATCCCGGAGGTTATTTTGATTTGCATAAATTGCTTGCGCCGGCTATCCTTTTTATCGGCTTGGGGTTTCTTGTCGGATTATTTCTCGACCCCGACCGCTTCTACCGCCTTACCCATGGTGGTGCTGTTAGTCGATTGGGAGGATTTATCATTAATCCCAACGAATTGGGGATGCTGCTTGTCATCGGAATTGCTTGCTACCTTCCTCTACTTGTGAAGGAAGGTCGTGTGCGGGTTTCAGTCATTCTTTCATTGTTATTGCTGATTCAGTTGCTCCTGCTTACCGGTTCGCGATCGGCATTCATCGGATTGCTCGCTGTAGTACTTGTTTATGGGTTAACCAATGGTAGCCGCTCACAACGAACTTTGATTTTTCTGGGTGGAATTGCACTTATCCCCTTGGCAGGCTGGTCCTTCTTTGTAAAACAGGATCAGTTAACGGAGATCTATACGCTCACCGGCCGACTTCCCTTTTGGAGGGATCTGCTGACCTACAACTTCCCACGTGAAGCATGGTTCGGATATGGTTATATGCGTATCGACTATGCGGATAAATTTGAGTCGTTGAATGCATATGCGGGTGCGATGACACACAATACATTTCTCCAGGTCCTCCTTGGCTTGGGAATGACAGGTTTGCTGCTTGTTCTTATTCAACTTTCTACTTTTTTATGGACCATAAAACAGGTGGCCGATAAAAAATACAGAATGGTGGTTGGGTTAATTTTCATTCCCCTTTTTGTGAACTCACTCACTGAATTTGGCATTTTCGGTGAGACGAATTATGGTATATTATTTTATTTATTCTTAGTATTTACTGCTGCTCTGGAACCTCAGACGGGTATTGAACGTAAAAACGCTTCCATCTCTAATGAAACCTCCGAAGCTATACCTTACCGATCTCCGGCTTTTACGTGA
- a CDS encoding phosphotransferase — MKPPKLYLTDLRLLRDFFAEGKELYLLDKNSRISGNITEGSLVKQENVIDRDYPACIVEVHKAGFDIFLNTASDHQWVSFDYINNPDGSIRWFYGSNGEHAGHLDLYNAATTKAKLYKTITRLVWKAGYSRLLASGTFRVQQLLFETVQKSYGIDADEVVSFFTGTRGITRKMVMEVHRHHQSQGFIKVAFTEAAKLLIENEYNMVNTLNKYDFTSLSIPKISKRINGHARLSNIKPAVIIPADRITSIHIRALAELYALSREKKAVADTAAWQSILSNMDFLTKELVFINELDKESTRHLVQLLKKLFQVIPVGESVPVSVSHGDFTPWNMYCDEQRLYVYDWEMARNGMPMLFDLFHFTYQSLILQQRKGYAEVKDTINQWTIQPLVQQLVKKYRIHLSLHHALYLLFNVSHYLRQYLSEREPLMQSQWMMHAWTLAIEDYLESTQRTVGKS, encoded by the coding sequence ATGAAACCTCCGAAGCTATACCTTACCGATCTCCGGCTTTTACGTGATTTTTTCGCGGAGGGAAAAGAATTGTATTTGCTGGATAAGAATAGCAGAATTTCCGGAAATATAACAGAAGGTTCGTTGGTCAAGCAGGAAAACGTCATCGACCGTGATTATCCGGCTTGCATTGTTGAAGTACATAAAGCCGGTTTTGATATATTCCTGAATACTGCGTCAGATCATCAATGGGTCAGCTTTGATTACATCAACAACCCTGATGGGAGTATTCGCTGGTTCTATGGTTCCAATGGGGAACATGCCGGTCACTTGGATTTGTACAATGCTGCTACCACTAAGGCAAAGCTCTATAAAACGATCACGCGTCTGGTCTGGAAAGCAGGATATTCCCGCTTATTGGCTTCCGGGACCTTCAGAGTGCAACAATTACTTTTTGAAACAGTACAAAAGAGTTACGGAATTGATGCGGACGAGGTGGTGTCCTTCTTTACCGGTACCCGAGGAATTACGCGGAAGATGGTCATGGAAGTTCACAGACACCATCAATCGCAAGGATTTATTAAAGTGGCGTTTACAGAAGCAGCTAAGCTTTTGATTGAAAACGAATATAACATGGTCAACACACTGAATAAGTATGACTTTACCAGTCTGAGCATTCCAAAGATCTCCAAACGTATCAATGGTCATGCGCGACTTTCCAATATTAAACCTGCAGTGATTATTCCAGCTGATCGTATAACGTCGATCCATATACGTGCTTTGGCAGAGTTGTATGCCCTGAGCCGGGAGAAAAAAGCTGTAGCAGATACGGCGGCCTGGCAGAGCATTCTTTCCAACATGGATTTTCTAACGAAAGAGCTGGTTTTTATCAATGAGCTCGATAAGGAAAGTACCCGTCATCTGGTTCAACTCCTTAAGAAGTTATTTCAGGTGATTCCTGTCGGGGAATCCGTTCCCGTATCTGTTTCGCATGGCGATTTTACGCCCTGGAACATGTATTGCGATGAACAACGTCTCTACGTTTACGATTGGGAAATGGCCCGCAACGGAATGCCCATGTTGTTCGACTTATTCCATTTCACCTACCAGAGTTTAATACTTCAGCAACGGAAAGGTTATGCTGAAGTGAAAGATACCATCAACCAATGGACCATTCAACCTTTAGTACAGCAACTCGTGAAGAAGTACAGAATACATCTCTCGCTTCATCACGCCCTCTATCTCTTGTTCAATGTAAGTCATTACCTGCGTCAGTATCTCAGCGAACGCGAACCGCTGATGCAAAGTCAATGGATGATGCACGCCTGGACATTAGCGATAGAAGATTACCTCGAATCGACACAACGAACTGTAGGAAAATCATGA
- a CDS encoding class I SAM-dependent methyltransferase: MNRKALTPPNKNNITARYENPVIDKVLGRTTLEWTCDDGRKEALKASLRLTDYEGYRPSLYSVLRLPYVMKTWMQTRTSPILDQPVPFIVLDAIRFLENIVKPGMQVLEAGGGNSTLWFLERGTRVTTYEHNESWANHVLSTVKYNPLRYHEKNIRMKVLCGEAATGDMSLIPDKSLDVVLVDCMNDFTRRNDCIRVLMSKIKPGGWLVLDNSDNPVNWVGAELLEGKEVHRFSGFAPMGLFVCQTTFWRM; this comes from the coding sequence ATGAATCGTAAAGCGCTTACTCCGCCCAATAAGAATAACATCACCGCTCGCTATGAAAATCCGGTGATTGATAAAGTGCTCGGCAGAACAACACTGGAATGGACCTGTGACGATGGAAGAAAGGAAGCGCTTAAAGCCAGCCTTCGCCTGACCGACTATGAAGGATATCGTCCATCATTGTATAGTGTTTTGCGATTACCCTATGTCATGAAGACCTGGATGCAGACCCGCACTTCGCCGATTTTAGATCAACCGGTCCCATTTATTGTACTTGACGCGATCCGGTTTCTTGAAAATATTGTTAAACCGGGCATGCAGGTACTGGAAGCAGGCGGTGGTAATTCTACATTGTGGTTTCTTGAACGAGGAACCCGGGTAACGACTTATGAGCATAACGAAAGCTGGGCCAACCATGTACTCAGTACCGTGAAATACAATCCGCTGCGCTACCATGAAAAAAATATTCGCATGAAGGTGTTATGCGGAGAAGCAGCAACGGGTGATATGTCCCTGATACCTGACAAGAGTCTGGATGTTGTTCTCGTGGATTGCATGAATGATTTCACAAGACGAAATGATTGCATACGTGTTTTGATGAGCAAAATTAAGCCCGGCGGTTGGTTGGTACTTGACAATAGCGACAATCCTGTCAATTGGGTCGGCGCTGAGTTACTCGAAGGAAAAGAAGTGCATCGTTTCAGCGGATTCGCGCCCATGGGACTGTTTGTGTGTCAAACTACTTTTTGGAGAATGTAA